From Spirosoma aerolatum, one genomic window encodes:
- a CDS encoding TonB-dependent receptor domain-containing protein: MKKILLLLFISSTAFAQFGPGGGGPGGGRFGGPGGQDGFGQKKEKTFIPGTDTDTQPKGNGKISGILMDSTTSKPVEYATIALINTQTNKPIDGTTADEKGRFTLSKLAPGTYKLQYSFIGYKNRLSAPITIAKGSEINVGVINLPPDVRTLAEATVTGQASMIEERVDRLVYNAEKDVTTKGGDASDVMRKVPMLTVDLDGNLTLRGSSNIQVLINNKPSTIVASSVADALKQIPADMIKSVEVITSPSAKYDAEGSGGIINIVTKKTTLQGLTLDVNSGVGNRGSNLGLNANYRTGKMGFSLSGFGRAEYNVKGEFENTQTTKTANGNQVTIQNASTLTQRLFGNYQLGWDYDIDKNTSLTASVRYGARNGTSTQNGLLTTTYLPGVSNPVLNLRDVSTKDINGNLDANVTYTKTYKPQQELSILGLFSQNNRQNDFTADLLSPTDMHTILSRQRNDNPSQNKESTLQIDYQTPLSQKTLLEFGGKGILRQVNSDYTYFLAQGATGDYVVDNTRQNNSLNYQQQILGAYASITAALPKKFTLKAGARYEYTLLDARFGSEQTGTPISLSNYGNLVPSINISKSLKGNKTLKLAYNRRIQRPGIQFLNPNVNSSNPTNISQGNPYLSPELTDNVELSLSMPLKAVYLTTSLFARRTNNEITSVRDTATVLVNNVAQTAIRTNYQNVGYEDTYGMNVFGNINLSSKLQLNGGFDLMHVNLTNNNANPIYAASNSGWVLGGRLFGTYTIGNGWGLQGGGGMMGRRIQLQGYQGSFAFYNIGFRKEIAQKKGSIGLVAENFLNHPFTVRSESSSSILSQSSVNSFYNAGVRLTFSYKIGKMKFVDSKRKKSIENDDVKGEGGGGNDGQQQAAPAAGGGGRPRS, from the coding sequence ATGAAAAAAATACTTCTTTTATTGTTTATAAGCAGTACAGCTTTTGCTCAATTCGGCCCTGGGGGCGGTGGACCCGGTGGTGGGCGATTTGGCGGACCAGGCGGCCAGGATGGATTTGGCCAGAAAAAAGAAAAAACATTCATTCCAGGAACCGATACTGATACACAGCCTAAAGGAAATGGTAAGATCTCAGGTATCCTGATGGATTCAACGACCAGCAAACCCGTCGAATACGCTACCATAGCCCTGATCAATACCCAAACCAACAAGCCAATCGACGGTACCACAGCCGATGAAAAAGGACGATTTACACTATCGAAACTGGCTCCAGGCACCTACAAACTGCAATACTCCTTCATCGGTTATAAGAACCGTCTGTCGGCTCCGATTACGATTGCCAAAGGTTCCGAAATCAATGTAGGGGTTATAAATCTCCCCCCTGATGTCCGCACACTGGCCGAAGCCACCGTAACAGGTCAGGCGTCGATGATTGAAGAAAGGGTGGACCGCCTGGTGTACAATGCCGAAAAAGATGTAACCACCAAAGGTGGAGACGCTTCGGATGTAATGCGGAAAGTCCCCATGCTCACGGTTGATCTCGACGGGAACCTGACCCTTCGGGGTAGTAGCAACATTCAGGTGTTGATCAACAACAAGCCTAGTACCATTGTCGCCAGTAGCGTCGCCGATGCATTGAAACAGATTCCGGCCGACATGATCAAGAGCGTTGAAGTCATTACCAGCCCGTCGGCTAAGTACGATGCTGAAGGATCGGGAGGTATCATTAACATCGTGACCAAGAAAACGACTTTACAGGGTCTGACACTTGACGTAAACAGTGGAGTGGGCAACCGCGGCTCGAACCTGGGTTTGAATGCCAATTACCGCACCGGCAAAATGGGATTTTCGCTCAGCGGCTTCGGACGGGCCGAGTACAATGTAAAAGGTGAATTTGAAAATACCCAGACCACCAAAACGGCCAATGGCAACCAGGTTACGATTCAGAATGCCAGTACCCTTACACAGCGGCTGTTTGGTAACTATCAGTTGGGCTGGGATTATGACATTGACAAAAATACGTCGCTGACAGCTAGCGTACGCTACGGAGCCCGCAATGGCACCTCAACGCAAAATGGGCTGCTGACAACCACCTACTTGCCGGGTGTCAGCAATCCCGTTCTGAATTTACGGGACGTTTCAACAAAAGACATTAACGGCAATCTGGATGCCAATGTCACGTATACCAAAACATACAAACCTCAACAGGAACTAAGCATCCTGGGACTTTTTAGCCAAAACAACCGTCAGAATGATTTTACGGCCGATCTGCTCAGCCCAACCGATATGCATACCATTCTGTCGCGGCAGCGGAACGACAACCCCAGTCAGAATAAAGAATCAACCTTACAGATTGATTACCAGACACCGTTGAGTCAGAAAACACTGCTCGAATTTGGTGGCAAAGGCATCCTCCGTCAAGTTAATAGCGACTATACCTATTTTCTGGCTCAAGGTGCCACAGGCGATTACGTTGTCGACAATACCCGGCAAAACAATTCACTGAATTACCAACAGCAAATTCTGGGCGCCTATGCTTCGATTACGGCAGCGTTACCTAAAAAATTCACGCTGAAAGCGGGAGCGCGGTATGAATATACGCTGTTGGATGCCCGGTTTGGATCCGAACAAACTGGCACGCCCATCTCCCTGTCGAACTACGGTAATCTGGTACCCAGTATCAATATTTCGAAGAGCCTGAAAGGGAACAAAACCCTGAAGCTGGCCTACAACCGCCGGATTCAACGCCCTGGGATCCAGTTCCTGAATCCAAACGTCAACTCGTCGAACCCAACAAACATAAGCCAGGGGAACCCCTACTTATCGCCCGAGCTGACCGACAACGTGGAGTTGAGCTTATCCATGCCGTTGAAAGCCGTTTATCTGACCACTTCACTCTTTGCCCGTCGGACCAACAACGAAATCACCAGCGTGCGCGACACGGCTACGGTACTGGTAAACAATGTGGCCCAAACAGCTATTCGGACTAACTACCAGAACGTCGGCTACGAAGATACCTATGGCATGAACGTGTTCGGGAATATCAACCTCTCATCAAAACTCCAGCTCAATGGTGGCTTCGATCTGATGCATGTTAACCTGACCAACAACAACGCAAACCCGATTTATGCGGCCTCAAATTCCGGCTGGGTACTGGGCGGACGGCTCTTCGGCACCTATACCATTGGAAATGGCTGGGGACTTCAGGGCGGTGGTGGTATGATGGGACGCCGGATTCAGTTACAAGGCTATCAGGGTTCGTTTGCCTTTTATAACATCGGTTTCCGGAAAGAAATCGCTCAGAAAAAGGGAAGCATTGGCCTGGTTGCCGAAAACTTCCTGAACCATCCCTTCACCGTTCGTTCGGAATCAAGCTCGTCCATCCTAAGTCAATCGAGTGTCAATAGCTTCTATAACGCTGGTGTTCGGCTAACCTTTAGCTACAAAATTGGTAAGATGAAGTTCGTCGACAGCAAGCGGAAGAAGTCGATTGAAAATGACGATGTAAAAGGTGAAGGCGGTGGCGGCAACGATGGTCAGCAACAGGCAGCCCCGGCTGCTGGTGGTGGCGGTCGCCCTCGTTCATAA
- the lepB gene encoding signal peptidase I, which yields MFGKKTETTGKAIKPKKSPLREWLDSILFAVIAATLIRFLTFEAFAIPTPSMESDLMVGDYLFVSKLHYGVRTPKTPLQVPLTHQKIWGTEIPSFSKAIQLPIYRLPGFTSVKNGDVVVFNYPPPKTGETDYPTDLKTDFIKRCIGIPGDVIEIRQEQVYVNGKVMPTPERAQTTYFLKTTEELDERFFRKYDIVNDFKSPEGPFINWQPLAVYNDTTKTYKLVGYRVNTTQHMITKFRGFDWVKGIEPMTEPAGQVGPGIYGSSAYAWNQDNFGPLKVPKEGMTIPINKQTIAVYGPVIERYEGNGKVEITATSIQINGQPITSYTFKQGYYFMMGDNRHNSEDSRYWGFVPADHIIGKAVFVWMSIDPVPADVWHKIRWNHLFRLIN from the coding sequence ATGTTTGGCAAGAAAACAGAGACCACTGGTAAAGCTATTAAACCTAAAAAGTCGCCCCTTCGGGAATGGCTCGACTCGATTCTGTTTGCGGTCATTGCCGCCACCCTTATCCGGTTCCTGACCTTTGAAGCCTTCGCCATTCCGACCCCTTCCATGGAGAGTGACCTGATGGTGGGCGACTATCTGTTCGTCAGTAAGCTTCACTATGGTGTACGGACTCCAAAAACGCCGTTACAGGTTCCGCTTACCCATCAGAAAATCTGGGGCACTGAAATTCCGTCGTTCAGCAAAGCGATTCAGTTACCCATTTATCGTTTGCCGGGCTTTACGAGCGTCAAAAATGGGGATGTAGTCGTTTTCAATTACCCACCACCTAAAACGGGCGAAACGGACTACCCTACCGACCTGAAAACTGATTTTATCAAGCGCTGCATTGGTATTCCGGGCGATGTTATCGAAATCCGGCAGGAGCAGGTTTATGTGAACGGCAAGGTGATGCCTACTCCCGAACGGGCGCAAACTACTTACTTTCTTAAAACAACCGAAGAGCTTGACGAGCGCTTTTTTCGCAAGTACGACATCGTGAATGATTTCAAATCGCCGGAGGGGCCTTTCATCAATTGGCAACCCCTTGCCGTTTACAACGATACCACGAAAACGTATAAACTGGTCGGTTATCGGGTCAATACCACCCAACACATGATTACCAAATTCAGGGGATTCGACTGGGTGAAAGGCATCGAGCCGATGACGGAACCTGCTGGTCAGGTAGGGCCCGGTATTTACGGAAGTTCAGCCTATGCCTGGAATCAGGATAATTTTGGGCCGCTCAAGGTTCCGAAAGAGGGCATGACCATTCCAATTAACAAACAAACGATTGCGGTATATGGCCCTGTCATTGAACGGTATGAAGGCAATGGAAAAGTAGAGATAACTGCCACCAGCATTCAAATCAACGGCCAGCCAATTACGTCGTATACCTTCAAACAAGGCTACTATTTCATGATGGGCGACAACCGACACAACTCGGAAGACTCGCGTTATTGGGGCTTTGTTCCGGCCGACCATATTATCGGTAAGGCCGTGTTTGTCTGGATGTCTATCGATCCGGTCCCGGCCGACGTATGGCACAAAATCCGCTGGAATCACCTGTTCCGATTGATCAATTAA
- the bla gene encoding class A beta-lactamase, giving the protein MAVLLVALSTYAQTAKRTTNSIEQFRTKIEQIAQDAQGRVGVAATLLETGESVGFHENEQYPMQSVYKLPIGMAVLHQVDQGKLVLAQLVHVSKSDYISERQHSPIRDKFPQGADITLAELLRYAVSESDGSASDVLLRVLGGAEVVMNYLRTLGITGVMVLNTEREIGSDNAVQYRNWAKPSQLVALLKAVQAGKGLSRTSHALLLHLLTDTQTGRQRLKGLLPAGSLVAHKTGTSWTIDGITAATNDVGNLTLPDGRHIAIAVLVSDAKADATTREAVIARIAKAAWDYWH; this is encoded by the coding sequence TTGGCGGTATTACTTGTGGCTTTGTCTACGTATGCCCAGACGGCAAAGCGGACCACAAACTCCATCGAGCAATTCCGTACCAAAATCGAGCAGATTGCGCAGGATGCCCAGGGGCGAGTAGGGGTTGCCGCTACGTTGCTGGAGACGGGGGAGTCAGTCGGGTTTCATGAAAATGAGCAATACCCGATGCAGAGCGTTTACAAACTGCCGATCGGTATGGCTGTCCTGCATCAGGTTGATCAAGGGAAGCTAGTGTTGGCACAATTGGTTCATGTATCCAAGAGCGATTATATATCTGAACGGCAACATAGCCCCATACGGGATAAATTCCCTCAGGGAGCCGACATAACCCTTGCTGAACTCCTTCGTTACGCCGTTTCAGAAAGTGACGGATCGGCCAGTGATGTGCTGTTGCGGGTTCTGGGTGGGGCAGAGGTGGTGATGAACTATTTGCGGACGCTGGGTATAACAGGCGTGATGGTTCTGAATACGGAGAGAGAAATCGGTAGTGACAATGCCGTTCAATATCGTAACTGGGCTAAGCCGAGCCAGTTAGTCGCTTTATTGAAGGCCGTTCAGGCGGGTAAAGGATTATCCAGAACAAGCCATGCCTTGCTGCTCCATCTATTGACCGATACACAGACTGGACGTCAACGGCTCAAAGGATTACTCCCGGCAGGTAGTCTGGTAGCCCATAAAACCGGCACTTCCTGGACAATCGATGGCATAACAGCCGCTACAAACGACGTAGGTAACCTTACCCTGCCCGACGGGCGTCATATCGCCATTGCCGTACTCGTTTCCGATGCTAAAGCCGACGCGACAACACGAGAAGCTGTCATCGCCCGGATTGCCAAAGCTGCCTGGGATTATTGGCATTGA
- a CDS encoding SDR family oxidoreductase has translation MTKILILGGTGVLGSAMANWLHTKQADYRIGSRHPVKAQSYSIVNQTATDTWTYVDLVSGEGLMEAMAGVDTVLHLASGNGKIGRDSFESVLTRNILKAIPKSDVKHLIYCSIVGIDKIPYAYYQAKLDSEALIRNSQVPYTILRATQFYNLIDFFISKLMQFPIGFLPGKLLAQPIHVDAVADKLYQLTLAGNQNTILNLGGPQVLDFQTLARSWMTHRHISKPVLPIPILGSLMNGLIKGYNTCPEMATDSKTWNDYLQDMYGMPSS, from the coding sequence ATGACTAAAATCTTAATTCTTGGTGGTACGGGGGTACTCGGTTCGGCGATGGCCAACTGGCTACATACCAAACAGGCGGATTATCGAATTGGCAGTCGTCATCCAGTCAAAGCCCAATCGTATAGCATTGTCAATCAGACAGCTACCGACACCTGGACGTATGTCGACCTTGTTTCAGGTGAAGGGCTAATGGAAGCAATGGCGGGTGTCGATACTGTTTTGCATCTGGCCAGTGGAAACGGAAAGATTGGTCGGGATTCGTTCGAATCCGTTCTTACACGGAACATCCTGAAGGCTATCCCCAAGTCAGACGTAAAGCACCTGATATATTGCTCGATCGTCGGTATCGATAAAATTCCGTACGCCTATTACCAGGCCAAGCTCGATTCGGAAGCATTGATCCGTAACAGCCAGGTTCCTTACACGATTCTAAGGGCTACGCAGTTTTACAACCTGATCGATTTTTTTATTAGTAAGCTCATGCAATTTCCCATTGGCTTTTTGCCCGGAAAACTACTGGCTCAACCCATTCATGTCGACGCGGTAGCCGATAAGCTCTACCAACTGACCCTGGCCGGAAACCAGAATACAATCCTGAATCTGGGAGGCCCACAAGTATTGGACTTTCAAACCCTTGCTCGGTCATGGATGACGCACCGACATATATCGAAACCGGTTCTTCCGATACCTATACTGGGCTCACTCATGAATGGTTTAATAAAAGGGTATAACACTTGCCCGGAAATGGCTACCGATTCAAAAACATGGAATGACTATTTGCAGGACATGTACGGCATGCCTTCATCCTGA
- a CDS encoding sigma-70 family RNA polymerase sigma factor has translation MPTTDAVNTYRPLLFSIAYRMTGEVMTSEDIVQDTLTNWLSRSPDSVQDPKAYLAKSVMNASLNHLSAVKRQREAYKGTWLPEPISWPHPVLDAKLDISYGFLLLLEKLSPLERAIFLLKESFELDYAELADQFDITEANCRQLYHRAKEKIASSTRRFTIDPHHQQTLLEAFSQASTTGDIDSFMQLLKTDVVLYSDGGGKVRTAINPLFGRTVVERYLRSMIEKRGAALTVRTALINGSIAFLFSDQDTQLLTTVMVLDIDEQGIGHIFSLRNPDKLAHLQKN, from the coding sequence ATGCCAACGACTGACGCAGTTAACACCTATCGCCCTTTGCTTTTTTCCATTGCATACCGGATGACGGGTGAAGTTATGACCAGTGAAGATATCGTTCAGGATACATTGACGAACTGGCTTAGCCGGTCACCAGACTCCGTTCAGGATCCGAAAGCGTATCTGGCCAAAAGCGTTATGAATGCTTCACTCAACCACCTGAGTGCCGTAAAACGCCAGCGGGAGGCTTACAAAGGCACCTGGCTACCCGAACCTATCAGTTGGCCCCACCCCGTACTGGATGCCAAACTGGATATTTCCTATGGTTTCTTATTGCTCCTGGAAAAACTGTCGCCCCTCGAACGAGCCATTTTCCTGTTAAAAGAAAGTTTCGAGCTGGACTATGCCGAACTGGCAGATCAGTTCGATATAACAGAAGCGAACTGCCGCCAGCTTTATCATCGGGCCAAAGAAAAAATAGCCAGCTCAACCCGTCGGTTTACAATTGACCCACATCATCAGCAAACCTTGCTCGAAGCCTTTTCGCAGGCCAGTACTACAGGCGACATCGACAGTTTCATGCAGTTACTGAAAACGGACGTTGTGCTGTATTCTGATGGGGGCGGTAAAGTACGTACAGCTATTAATCCGTTGTTTGGCCGTACAGTGGTGGAACGGTATCTACGATCGATGATCGAAAAGCGAGGGGCTGCACTAACCGTCAGAACGGCTCTGATCAATGGGTCGATTGCCTTTTTATTCTCCGATCAGGACACTCAACTACTGACAACGGTTATGGTACTGGACATTGACGAACAGGGTATTGGTCACATTTTCTCACTCCGCAACCCTGATAAATTAGCTCACCTCCAGAAAAATTAA
- a CDS encoding aminotransferase class V-fold PLP-dependent enzyme: MSTRRAFFRQSAAAATGALTLPSFLPETFASPMPTADAGLKLASEWAKDEDFWAWVKSEYTVSPNLLNLNNGGVCPQPKVVQDAHIRFYQYCNEAPSYYMWRILDQGRESLREKLADLGGCSPEEIAINRNATEGLNTVIFGLNLKPGDEVVLTKQDYPNMLNAWKQREKRDGIKLVFLDLNLPSENEDALAEQYIRAFTPRTKVVHVTHMINWIGQVMPVRKIADEAHKRGIEVIADGAHSFALFDFKIPDLGADYYATSLHKWLCAPFGSGMLYIKQNKIRNIWALLSNNEPDGPDIRKFESLGTRSFASEMAIGTAIDFHNSIGTARKFARAHYLKNYWMERVKDLPGVKIHTSLKPEFAGAVALFSIDGMKPGEIDGQLLNKYKIHTTAIEWENIKGVRVTPHVYHTPKDLDRLVTAITAISEKQALAGKQKKS, from the coding sequence ATGTCGACCCGCAGAGCGTTCTTTCGCCAGTCTGCAGCCGCAGCTACCGGCGCCCTTACTCTTCCGTCGTTTCTTCCGGAAACCTTCGCCAGCCCGATGCCAACGGCCGATGCCGGGCTCAAATTGGCTTCGGAGTGGGCCAAAGATGAAGATTTCTGGGCCTGGGTAAAATCGGAATACACGGTGTCGCCTAATCTGCTGAATCTGAACAATGGAGGGGTTTGCCCACAGCCTAAGGTTGTGCAGGACGCACATATCCGGTTTTATCAGTACTGCAACGAAGCGCCGTCGTATTATATGTGGCGGATTCTGGATCAGGGCCGCGAGTCGCTGCGGGAAAAACTGGCCGATCTGGGTGGGTGCTCGCCCGAAGAAATCGCCATCAATCGAAATGCAACGGAAGGATTGAATACGGTCATTTTCGGCTTAAACCTGAAACCCGGCGACGAGGTCGTGCTGACCAAACAGGATTACCCGAATATGCTCAACGCCTGGAAGCAGCGCGAAAAACGGGATGGTATCAAACTGGTTTTTCTGGACCTGAATTTGCCGAGCGAGAATGAGGATGCGCTGGCTGAGCAGTATATCCGGGCCTTTACGCCCCGCACTAAAGTGGTTCATGTGACGCACATGATCAACTGGATTGGGCAGGTAATGCCGGTTCGGAAAATTGCTGACGAAGCCCATAAACGCGGTATCGAGGTGATTGCCGATGGCGCCCACTCGTTTGCCCTGTTCGATTTCAAAATCCCTGATCTGGGGGCCGATTATTACGCAACCAGCCTACATAAGTGGCTATGTGCGCCATTTGGCAGTGGCATGCTCTACATTAAGCAAAACAAGATTCGCAACATCTGGGCACTCTTGTCCAACAATGAACCCGATGGACCAGATATTCGCAAGTTTGAGAGTCTGGGTACGCGTTCGTTTGCCTCTGAAATGGCCATCGGTACAGCCATCGACTTTCACAACAGCATTGGAACGGCCCGGAAGTTTGCCCGTGCGCACTACTTGAAAAATTACTGGATGGAACGGGTGAAGGATTTGCCGGGCGTGAAAATTCATACGTCGCTGAAGCCAGAATTTGCTGGGGCTGTAGCGCTGTTTTCGATCGATGGCATGAAACCCGGAGAGATTGACGGGCAACTCCTGAATAAATATAAAATCCATACGACGGCCATCGAGTGGGAAAACATCAAAGGCGTGCGGGTAACTCCTCACGTGTATCATACGCCCAAAGACCTCGACAGACTCGTCACCGCCATTACGGCTATATCGGAAAAACAAGCGCTAGCCGGAAAACAAAAGAAAAGCTGA